One part of the Muntiacus reevesi chromosome 18, mMunRee1.1, whole genome shotgun sequence genome encodes these proteins:
- the WIPF2 gene encoding WAS/WASL-interacting protein family member 2: MPIPPPPPPPPGPPPPPTFHQANTEPPKLSRDEQRGRGALLQDICKGTKLKKVTNINDRSAPILEKPKGGSGGYGSGAAALQAKGGLFQGGVPKLRPVGAKDSSENLAGKPALQVPSSRAAAPRPPGTTASGRPQDDTDSSRASLPELPRTQRPSLPDLSRPNPTSSTGMKHSSSAPPPPPPGRRANAPPTPLPMHGSKTAAYNREKPLPPTPGQRLHPAREGPSAPPPVKPPPSPVNVRSGPSGQSLAPPPPPYRQPPGVPNGPSSPTNESAPELPQRHNSLHRKTPGPARGLAPPPPTSASPSSQSNRPPPPTRDPPSRGAAPPPPPPLIRNGARDAPPPPPPYRMHGSEPLSRGKPPPPPSRTPAGPPPPPPPLRNGHRDSITTVRSFLDDFESKYSFHPVEDFPAPEEYKHFQRIYPSKTNRAARGAPPLPPILR, translated from the exons atgccaattcctcctcctcctccaccaccccccggtcctcctccacctcccactTTTCATCAG GCAAACACCGAGCCGCCCAAGCTGAGTAGAGATGAGCAGCGGGGTCGAGGCGCCCTCTTACAGGACATCTGCAAGGGCACTAAGCTGAAGAAGGTGACCAACATTAATGATCGGAGCGCTCCCATCCTCGAGA AACCCAAAGGAGGCAGTGGTGGTTACGGTTCTGGAGCAGCTGCCCTGCAGGCCAAGGGAGGTCTCTTCCAAGGAGGAGTGCCAAAGCTGCGCCCTGTGGGAGCCAAGGACAGTTCAG AGAACCTGGCTGGTAAACCGGCCCTCCAAGTCCCCAGTTCCCGAGCTGCTGCCCCGAGGCCTCCAGGGACCACAGCCAGCGGGCGTCCTCAAGATGACACAGACAGCAGCCGGGCCTCACTCCCAGAGCTGCCCCGGACGCAGAGACCCTCGTTACCGGACCTCTCTCGGCCCAATCCCACCAGCAGTACGGGGATGAAGCACAGCTCCTCcgcccctcctccacctcccccgGGGCGGCGTGCCAACGCCCCCCCCACGCCCCTGCCTATGCACGGCAGCAAGACCGCGGCCTACAACAGAGAGAAGCCCCTGCCGCCCACACCCGGACAGAGGCTTCACCCGGCTCGAGAGGGACCTTCTGCTCCACCCCCAGTCAAGCCACCTCCTTCCCCTGTGAATGTCAGATCGGGACCAAGTGGCCAGTCTCTGGCGCCGCCTCCGCCGCCTTACCGCCAGCCTCCTGGGGTCCCCAACGGACCCTCCAGCCCCACGAATGAGTCAGCCCCCGAGCTGCCACAGAGACACAATTCTTTGCATAGGAAGACTCCAGGGCCTGCCAGAGGTCTGGCGCCTCCTCCACCCACCTCAGCCTCCCCCTCTTCACAGAGTAATAGGCCACCTCCCCCAACCCGTGACCCTCCCAGCCGGGGAGCAG CTCCTCCACCCCCGCCACCATTGATCCGAAATGGTGCCAGGgatgccccccctcccccaccaccataCCGAATGCATGGGTCAGAACCCCTGAGCCGAGGAAAGCCCCCACCTCCGCCCTCAAGAACGCCAGCTGGGCCGCCTCCGCCACCACCGCCCTTGAGGAATGGCCACAGAGATTCCATCACCACTGTCCGATCTTTCTTGG ATGATTTTGAGTCAAAGTATTCTTTCCATCCAGTGGAAGACTTCCCTGCTCCAGAAGAATATAAACACTTTCAGAGGATATATCCCAGCAAAACAAACCGAG ctgcccGTGGAGCCCCACCTCTGCCCCCCATTCTcaggtga